Proteins encoded by one window of Cupriavidus sp. EM10:
- the rpsL gene encoding 30S ribosomal protein S12 produces MPTINQLVRKPRVSEVIKSKSPALENCPQRRGVCTRVYTTTPKKPNSALRKVAKVRLTNGFEVISYIGGEGHNLQEHSVVLIRGGRVKDLPGVRYHIVRGSLDLQGVKDRKQARSKYGAKRPKAA; encoded by the coding sequence ATGCCAACTATCAACCAACTGGTTCGCAAGCCGCGCGTCTCTGAAGTCATCAAGAGCAAGAGCCCGGCGCTTGAGAACTGCCCCCAGCGTCGCGGCGTGTGCACCCGTGTGTACACCACGACGCCGAAGAAGCCGAACTCGGCACTGCGTAAGGTCGCCAAGGTGCGCCTGACCAACGGTTTCGAAGTCATTTCGTATATCGGCGGTGAAGGCCACAACCTGCAGGAACACTCGGTCGTGCTGATCCGCGGCGGCCGTGTGAAGGATCTGCCGGGTGTGCGTTACCACATCGTCCGTGGTTCGCTGGATCTGCAAGGCGTGAAGGACCGCAAGCAGGCCCGTTCGAAGTACGGTGCAAAGCGTCCGAAGGCTGCCTAA
- the recQ gene encoding DNA helicase RecQ — MSRALAILKEVFGYHAFRGTQAEIIDHVADGGDCLVLMPTGGGKSLCYQIPALLRQQAGQGVGIVVSPLIALMQDQVAALTEAGVRAAVLNSTLSSSEASAVERDLLAGRLDILYVAPERLMTPRFQDLLERTRVGLFAIDEAHCVSQWGHDFRPEYIQLSVLHERFPDVPRIALTATADALTRNEIIERLSLDDARVFISSFDRPNIRYRIVEKDNARQQLLAFIKAEHMSGNGGHDSGIVYCLSRKKVEDTAQWLASHGINALGYHAGMDAQVRQHHQARFREEEGIVMVATIAFGMGIDKPDVRFVAQLDLPKSMEGYYQETGRAGRDGLPANAWMAYGLGDVVQQKRMIDESEADDAHKRVSSSKLDALLGLCETAGCRRVRILAYFEESAGPCGNCDTCLEPPATWDGTREAQMALSCVYRTAQASRVHFGATHLIDVLRGNASEKIRQWGHDKVSTFGIGKELSVSEWHAIFRQLIAHGLLVIDHGGHGALLLGDPARAVLKGEQSVTLRRQVSKPGKAGERAGRGGPRTDHTATMDADTLSNWEALRAWRTATAKSHGVPAYVIFHDATLAELARSAPESLDELAEVPGIGASKLERYGEEILETLREV, encoded by the coding sequence ATGTCGCGCGCCCTGGCGATCCTTAAAGAAGTCTTCGGCTACCACGCATTCCGTGGCACGCAGGCGGAGATCATCGACCATGTGGCGGACGGCGGCGATTGCCTTGTGCTGATGCCGACGGGCGGTGGCAAGTCGCTCTGCTATCAGATTCCGGCGTTGCTGCGCCAGCAGGCCGGCCAGGGCGTGGGCATCGTGGTGTCGCCGCTGATCGCGCTGATGCAGGACCAGGTGGCCGCGCTGACCGAAGCCGGTGTGCGGGCCGCCGTGCTGAATTCCACGCTGAGCAGCAGCGAGGCCTCGGCCGTCGAGCGCGACCTGCTGGCCGGCCGGCTGGATATCCTCTATGTGGCGCCCGAGCGGCTGATGACGCCGCGCTTCCAGGATCTGCTGGAACGCACGCGCGTGGGTTTGTTCGCCATCGACGAGGCGCATTGCGTGTCGCAGTGGGGGCATGACTTCCGGCCGGAATATATCCAGCTGTCGGTACTGCACGAGCGCTTCCCGGATGTGCCGCGCATTGCGCTGACGGCCACGGCCGACGCGCTGACGCGCAACGAGATCATCGAGCGGCTGTCGCTCGACGATGCACGCGTCTTCATTTCCAGCTTCGACCGCCCCAATATCCGCTACCGCATCGTCGAGAAGGACAACGCGCGGCAGCAGCTGCTGGCCTTCATCAAGGCCGAGCACATGAGCGGCAACGGCGGCCATGACAGCGGCATCGTCTATTGCCTGTCGCGCAAGAAGGTGGAAGACACCGCGCAATGGCTGGCCAGCCACGGCATCAATGCGCTGGGTTATCACGCCGGCATGGATGCGCAGGTCCGGCAGCATCACCAGGCGCGCTTCCGCGAGGAAGAGGGCATCGTGATGGTGGCCACCATTGCCTTCGGAATGGGGATCGACAAGCCAGATGTGCGGTTCGTGGCCCAACTGGACTTGCCCAAGAGCATGGAAGGCTACTACCAGGAAACCGGCCGGGCCGGCCGCGATGGCTTGCCGGCCAACGCCTGGATGGCGTACGGGCTGGGCGATGTGGTGCAGCAGAAGCGCATGATCGACGAGTCCGAGGCTGACGATGCGCACAAGCGCGTGTCATCGTCGAAGCTCGACGCGCTGCTGGGCCTGTGCGAAACGGCCGGTTGCCGGCGCGTGCGGATCCTGGCCTATTTCGAGGAGTCGGCGGGCCCCTGCGGCAATTGCGATACGTGTCTGGAACCGCCGGCGACGTGGGACGGCACGCGCGAGGCGCAGATGGCGCTGTCGTGCGTCTACCGGACGGCGCAGGCCAGCCGCGTGCATTTTGGCGCGACGCACCTGATCGATGTGCTGCGCGGCAATGCCAGCGAGAAGATCAGGCAGTGGGGGCACGACAAGGTGTCGACGTTCGGCATCGGCAAGGAGCTGTCGGTGTCGGAATGGCATGCCATCTTCCGGCAGCTGATCGCCCACGGCCTGCTGGTGATCGACCATGGCGGCCACGGCGCGCTGCTGCTGGGCGATCCGGCTCGGGCGGTGCTCAAGGGCGAGCAGTCGGTCACGCTGCGGCGCCAGGTCAGCAAGCCGGGCAAGGCCGGCGAGCGGGCCGGCCGCGGCGGGCCGCGTACAGATCACACGGCGACGATGGATGCGGACACGCTTTCCAACTGGGAGGCACTGCGGGCCTGGCGCACGGCCACCGCCAAGTCGCACGGCGTGCCGGCGTATGTCATCTTCCACGACGCCACCCTGGCCGAACTCGCGCGCAGCGCGCCGGAGTCGCTCGACGAACTGGCCGAGGTGCCCGGTATTGGTGCATCCAAGCTCGAACGCTACGGCGAGGAAATCCTCGAAACGCTGCGCGAGGTGTGA
- a CDS encoding PLP-dependent aminotransferase family protein gives MQRHSFSLPIQILRDGSEPYKRQIMRQVEHLILSGRLRPDDRLPSIACLVAMLRVSRNTVVGAYEGLIDAGLLRGEPGRGFYVAEAIPRASSLPLPLPVATPATVDKPDALPGSSRTGAGISPPGVHATPPRCPVAFDFKIGRPAPDAFPARRWAMLSNPLLRQMRHAISEYPSAEGLWGLRMQIADYLAATRALAVDPTQILIVAGVQEALHLLAAELVHHGDHVVMESPGYAGFCNLPHLRHAVRIAVPVDADGLCTDALPAAPVQLAYTTPSHQYPLGYTMSMDRRRALLDWAATVGACVIEDDYDGDFAYDSAPLPPLMALDPARVIYVGSFSKVLGPGLRLGFMACPPWLTDALARRKALLNHGCPWLEQAVLARLFEYGDYSRHLYRLRRRYREQRDALLAGLRDIWGAGCQISGTGTGMHVALHLPPGESDATDIANRALARGVRLYRMDEAACGHIPASGNRVLLLGYASQTVTQIREAMARLKSAVAGCPTEQPSGNAQPSLAA, from the coding sequence ATGCAGCGCCATTCCTTTTCCCTGCCGATCCAGATCCTGCGCGACGGGTCGGAGCCGTACAAGCGGCAGATCATGCGGCAGGTGGAACACCTGATCCTGTCCGGCCGACTTCGGCCTGACGACCGGCTGCCGTCGATCGCCTGCCTGGTGGCCATGCTGCGCGTCTCGCGAAACACGGTGGTTGGCGCCTATGAGGGCCTGATCGATGCCGGCCTGCTCCGGGGCGAACCGGGACGCGGGTTCTATGTGGCCGAAGCGATTCCGCGCGCCTCTTCGTTGCCGCTGCCGCTGCCGGTAGCCACTCCGGCAACGGTCGACAAGCCGGATGCGCTGCCGGGATCGTCGCGGACGGGCGCCGGCATCTCCCCACCCGGCGTGCACGCCACGCCTCCGCGCTGCCCCGTGGCCTTCGATTTCAAGATCGGACGCCCCGCGCCCGACGCCTTTCCGGCCCGCCGGTGGGCGATGCTGTCGAACCCGCTGCTGCGCCAGATGCGGCACGCAATCAGCGAATACCCGTCGGCGGAAGGCCTTTGGGGATTGCGCATGCAGATCGCCGATTACCTTGCGGCCACCCGGGCGCTGGCGGTGGATCCGACCCAGATCCTGATCGTCGCCGGGGTCCAGGAGGCTTTGCACCTGCTTGCCGCCGAACTCGTTCACCACGGCGACCATGTCGTGATGGAATCGCCGGGCTATGCAGGCTTTTGCAATCTACCCCACCTCAGGCACGCGGTACGGATTGCCGTGCCCGTCGATGCGGACGGCTTGTGCACGGACGCGCTGCCAGCTGCACCGGTGCAACTGGCGTACACCACGCCATCGCACCAGTACCCGCTGGGCTACACCATGTCGATGGACCGGCGCCGCGCCCTCCTCGACTGGGCCGCGACGGTCGGCGCATGTGTTATCGAGGACGACTATGACGGCGACTTTGCCTACGACAGCGCGCCGCTACCTCCGCTCATGGCCCTCGATCCCGCGCGCGTCATCTACGTCGGATCGTTCTCGAAGGTGCTCGGGCCAGGCCTGCGGCTCGGCTTCATGGCATGTCCACCGTGGCTGACGGACGCCCTCGCCCGGCGAAAGGCGCTACTCAATCACGGATGCCCCTGGCTCGAACAGGCCGTGCTCGCTCGACTGTTCGAGTACGGCGACTACAGCCGGCATCTGTACCGGCTGCGCCGCCGCTATCGCGAACAACGCGACGCCCTGCTGGCGGGACTGCGCGATATCTGGGGTGCCGGCTGCCAGATCAGTGGCACCGGCACTGGCATGCATGTCGCACTGCACCTGCCACCGGGCGAATCCGATGCCACCGACATCGCCAACCGCGCTTTGGCGCGGGGCGTGAGGCTGTACCGGATGGACGAAGCCGCCTGCGGGCACATTCCGGCCTCAGGCAACCGCGTGCTGCTGCTTGGCTATGCCTCGCAGACCGTGACCCAGATCCGCGAGGCGATGGCCAGGCTCAAATCAGCCGTCGCTGGTTGCCCTACGGAACAGCCCAGCGGCAACGCACAGCCCAGCCTGGCCGCCTGA
- a CDS encoding c-type cytochrome: MTKIRWNKPIALLALLGAATAAQAATGAAPARTAQKLPDQVAAILPLCASCHGVDGISSVALYPNLAGQKPEYLAKQLRDFKAARRDDPVMRPMAEPLDDAAIDALSRHFGTMPGAR, translated from the coding sequence ATGACGAAGATCCGATGGAACAAGCCGATCGCGCTGCTCGCCTTGCTGGGCGCGGCCACGGCCGCGCAGGCGGCGACAGGTGCTGCGCCCGCGCGCACTGCTCAGAAGCTGCCCGATCAGGTGGCGGCCATCCTGCCGTTGTGCGCGTCATGCCATGGTGTCGATGGCATCAGCAGCGTTGCCCTGTATCCCAATCTTGCCGGGCAGAAGCCAGAGTATCTGGCCAAGCAGCTACGCGACTTCAAGGCTGCGCGGCGGGATGACCCCGTCATGCGCCCGATGGCGGAGCCGCTGGATGACGCCGCCATCGATGCGCTGTCGCGGCATTTTGGCACGATGCCCGGCGCGCGTTGA
- a CDS encoding nitrite reductase encodes MLARTLVAAMLAGVSGALCATTTMTADALHRADALYQANCAVCHSASRGGYVGPALHKDRLVQSEAALRGAIMTGIPDTLMPPFHSRMSDQDIRLVAEYIRTQPVGKPEWTMQQIRDSLEVIVDESTLPSKPTYQIGSVYDLMVVMARGRYGRGTGADNAKTVFLDGATNRVVGEIATPIAPHIMEFSPVNERWAWLKSDDGHVYKIDLYTLKVVRKIKTGLTGPGIAVSMDGKWLAASSFVPNLVVILKADTLEPVKYLRLEGKDPDGKFIQSAGGPVIGSRINNKFALTLRQAGQIWIVDPDREGMPVTKLEGVGRMLHDTFLTPDGRYSMVASYGDNKVVAIDLKEDKVARDIPAGCQPHVGSGAVTPVGGRMLAFGTNIGTCDKGDVVTVWDTGDFSVVKNIKVAGPTESPAAHPDAPYVAVDIVSKDKKAAYIQLIDKQSLEVVRTLDAGGHAFFPEYNRDGKYLYVSAGYYGDRLRVYDSKTLALVAEHKMESPAGIFSRARTQWISVGLPPTRKN; translated from the coding sequence ATGCTTGCCAGGACTTTAGTTGCCGCCATGCTCGCCGGTGTGTCTGGCGCGCTGTGCGCCACGACCACCATGACAGCCGACGCGCTGCACCGCGCAGACGCGCTCTACCAGGCCAATTGCGCGGTGTGCCATTCCGCCAGCCGGGGCGGTTACGTCGGGCCGGCCCTGCACAAGGACAGGTTGGTGCAGAGCGAAGCCGCGCTGCGAGGCGCGATCATGACCGGCATTCCCGATACGCTGATGCCGCCGTTCCATTCGCGCATGTCCGATCAAGACATCCGGCTGGTGGCCGAGTACATCCGGACCCAGCCGGTGGGCAAGCCGGAATGGACGATGCAGCAGATTCGCGACAGCCTCGAGGTGATCGTCGATGAATCGACGTTGCCGTCGAAGCCGACCTATCAGATCGGCTCGGTCTACGACCTGATGGTCGTCATGGCCCGTGGCCGCTATGGGCGCGGCACGGGCGCCGACAATGCGAAGACGGTCTTCCTGGATGGGGCGACCAACCGGGTCGTTGGCGAAATTGCCACGCCGATCGCGCCGCACATCATGGAGTTCAGCCCTGTCAACGAGCGCTGGGCCTGGCTGAAAAGCGACGACGGCCACGTCTACAAGATCGACCTCTACACGCTCAAGGTCGTGCGCAAGATCAAGACGGGTTTGACAGGGCCAGGCATCGCCGTGTCCATGGACGGCAAATGGCTGGCGGCCAGTTCGTTCGTGCCGAACCTGGTGGTGATCCTGAAAGCCGATACGCTGGAGCCCGTGAAGTACCTGCGGCTCGAAGGCAAGGACCCGGATGGCAAGTTCATCCAGTCGGCGGGCGGCCCGGTCATCGGCAGCCGCATCAATAACAAGTTTGCCCTGACGCTGCGTCAGGCAGGCCAGATCTGGATCGTCGACCCCGACCGTGAAGGGATGCCGGTGACGAAGCTGGAGGGCGTCGGCCGCATGTTGCACGACACGTTTCTGACGCCCGACGGGCGCTACTCGATGGTGGCGTCCTACGGCGACAACAAGGTCGTGGCCATCGATCTCAAGGAAGACAAGGTGGCGCGCGATATCCCGGCCGGCTGCCAGCCTCATGTGGGCTCTGGCGCCGTGACCCCGGTGGGCGGTCGGATGCTGGCGTTCGGCACCAATATCGGCACCTGCGACAAGGGCGATGTCGTGACGGTCTGGGATACCGGCGACTTCTCGGTGGTGAAGAACATCAAGGTGGCTGGCCCGACGGAATCGCCGGCGGCGCACCCCGACGCGCCATACGTGGCTGTGGATATCGTCTCGAAGGACAAGAAGGCCGCGTACATTCAGCTGATCGACAAGCAGTCGCTGGAAGTCGTGCGCACGCTGGATGCCGGCGGCCATGCGTTCTTCCCCGAGTACAACCGCGACGGCAAGTACCTGTATGTCAGCGCCGGCTATTACGGCGACCGCCTGCGGGTCTACGACAGCAAGACGCTTGCCCTGGTAGCCGAACACAAGATGGAAAGCCCGGCTGGCATCTTCTCGCGTGCGCGCACGCAGTGGATCTCGGTGGGTTTGCCGCCGACGCGGAAGAACTGA
- the rpoC gene encoding DNA-directed RNA polymerase subunit beta': MKALLDLFKQVQQEEQFDAIKIGLASPEKIRSWSYGEVKKPETINYRTFKPERDGLFCAKIFGPIKDYECLCGKYKRLKHRGVICEKCGVEVTLAKVRRERMGHIELAAPTAHIWFLKSLPSRLGMVLDMTLRDIERVLYFEAFVVLEPGMTPLKKSQIMSEDDYLAKCDEYGEGEFVAMMGAEGIRELLRGIDIEKQIEQIRAELQATGSEAKIKKFAKRLKVLEAFQRSGIKPEWMILEVLPVLPPELRPLVPLDGGRFATSDLNDLYRRVINRNNRLKRLLELKAPEIIVRNEKRMLQEAVDSLLDNGRRGKAMTGANKRPLKSLAEMIKGKGGRFRQNLLGKRVDYSGRSVIVVGPTLKLHQCGLPKLMALELFKPFIFHKLETMGIATTIKAAKKEVESQTPVVWDILEEVIREHPVMLNRAPTLHRLGIQAFEPVLIEGKAIQLHPLVCAAFNADFDGDQMAVHVPLSLEAQMEARTLMLASNNVLFPANGDPSIVPSQDVVLGLYYTTRDKINGKGEGMTFADISEVIRAYENKEVELASRVNVRITEYEVVNKDADGDARFAPKITLQATTVGRAILSEILPKGLPFSVLNKPLKKKEISRLINTAFRKCGLRETVIFADKLLQSGFRLATRAGISIAIDDMLVPPQKEKIISDAAAKVKEYDKQYMSGLVTDQERYNNVVDIWGAAGDQVGKAMMEQLQHEDTVDRNGNTVKQESFNSIYMMADSGARGSAAQIRQLAGMRGLMAKPDGSIIETPITANFREGLNVLQYFISTHGARKGLADTALKTANSGYLTRRLVDVTQDLVVVEDDCGTTNGVAMKALVEGGEVIEALRDRILGRVTVGDVVNPETQETAIENGTLLDEDLVELIDNIGVDEVKVRTPLSCDTRYGLCAMCYGRDLGRGVLVNSGEAVGVIAAQSIGEPGTQLTMRTFHIGGAASRAAVASSVEAKATGTVRFTVTMRYVTNAKGELIVISRSGEALITDDHGRERERHKIPYGATLLVQDGQAIKAGTQLATWDALTRPIVSEYSGTIKFENVEEGVTVAKQMDEVTGLSTLVVIDAKRRTAATKGLRPQVKLLDANNQEVKIPGTDHSVTIGFQVGALITVKDGQQVHVGEVLARIPTESQKTRDITGGLPRVAELFEARSPKDAAVLAEVTGTVSFGKDTKGKQRLVITDLDGNAHEFLIAKEKQVLVHDGQVVNKGEMIVEGPADPHDILRLKGIEELAHYIVDEVQDVYRLQGVKINDKHIEVIVRQMLRRVQIQDVGDTKFIPGEQVERSELLDENDRVIADGKRPAIHENLLLGITKASLSTDSFISAASFQETTRVLTEAAIMGKTDDLRGLKENVIVGRLIPAGTGLAYHRARKAREAAERERAQAISDEEQSLFIEPPVVQATEGDGDAV, translated from the coding sequence ATGAAAGCATTGCTCGATCTCTTTAAGCAGGTTCAGCAGGAAGAGCAGTTCGACGCGATCAAGATCGGCCTGGCCTCGCCCGAGAAGATCCGTTCGTGGTCGTACGGCGAAGTGAAGAAGCCGGAAACGATCAACTACCGCACGTTCAAGCCGGAACGCGATGGCCTTTTCTGCGCCAAGATCTTTGGCCCGATCAAGGACTACGAGTGCCTGTGTGGCAAGTACAAGCGCCTGAAGCACCGTGGCGTGATCTGCGAGAAGTGCGGCGTGGAAGTCACGCTGGCCAAGGTGCGCCGCGAACGCATGGGCCACATCGAACTGGCTGCGCCGACCGCGCACATCTGGTTCCTGAAGTCGCTGCCGTCGCGTCTGGGCATGGTGCTCGACATGACGCTGCGCGACATCGAACGCGTGCTGTACTTCGAGGCGTTCGTGGTGCTGGAACCCGGCATGACCCCGCTCAAGAAGAGCCAGATCATGTCGGAAGACGATTACCTGGCCAAGTGCGACGAGTACGGCGAGGGTGAATTCGTGGCGATGATGGGTGCCGAGGGCATCCGTGAACTGCTGCGCGGCATCGACATCGAGAAGCAGATCGAACAGATCCGCGCCGAGCTGCAGGCCACCGGTTCCGAAGCCAAGATCAAGAAGTTCGCCAAGCGCCTGAAGGTGCTGGAGGCGTTCCAGCGCTCGGGCATCAAGCCCGAGTGGATGATCCTGGAAGTGCTGCCGGTGCTGCCGCCCGAACTGCGTCCGCTGGTTCCGCTCGATGGCGGCCGTTTCGCCACGTCGGACCTGAACGACCTGTATCGCCGCGTCATCAACCGTAACAACCGTCTGAAGCGCCTGCTGGAGCTGAAGGCCCCTGAAATCATCGTGCGCAACGAAAAGCGCATGCTGCAGGAAGCCGTCGACTCGCTGCTGGACAACGGCCGTCGCGGCAAGGCGATGACCGGCGCCAACAAGCGTCCGCTGAAGTCGCTGGCCGAGATGATCAAGGGCAAGGGCGGTCGTTTCCGTCAGAACCTGCTGGGCAAGCGCGTGGACTACTCGGGCCGTTCGGTCATCGTGGTGGGCCCGACGCTGAAGCTGCACCAGTGCGGTCTGCCCAAGCTGATGGCGCTGGAGCTGTTCAAGCCGTTCATCTTCCACAAGCTGGAAACGATGGGCATCGCCACGACGATCAAGGCTGCCAAGAAGGAAGTGGAAAGCCAGACGCCGGTGGTGTGGGACATCCTTGAAGAGGTGATCCGCGAGCATCCGGTGATGCTGAACCGTGCGCCGACGCTGCACCGCCTGGGTATCCAGGCGTTCGAGCCGGTGCTGATCGAAGGCAAGGCCATCCAGCTGCACCCGCTGGTCTGCGCGGCATTCAACGCCGACTTCGACGGTGACCAGATGGCCGTTCACGTGCCGCTGTCGCTGGAAGCCCAGATGGAAGCCCGCACGCTGATGCTGGCGTCGAACAACGTGCTGTTCCCGGCCAACGGCGATCCGTCGATCGTGCCGTCGCAGGACGTTGTGCTGGGTCTGTACTACACGACCCGCGACAAGATCAACGGCAAGGGCGAAGGCATGACGTTCGCTGACATCAGCGAAGTCATCCGTGCCTACGAGAACAAGGAAGTCGAACTCGCTTCGCGCGTGAACGTGCGGATCACCGAGTACGAGGTCGTGAACAAGGACGCGGACGGCGACGCCCGTTTCGCACCCAAGATCACGCTGCAGGCCACTACGGTCGGCCGCGCGATCCTGTCCGAGATCCTGCCGAAGGGCCTGCCGTTCTCGGTGCTGAACAAGCCGCTGAAGAAGAAGGAAATCTCGCGCCTGATCAACACGGCATTCCGCAAGTGCGGTCTGCGCGAGACGGTGATCTTCGCCGACAAGCTGCTGCAGTCGGGCTTCCGCCTGGCCACGCGCGCCGGTATCTCGATCGCCATCGACGACATGCTGGTGCCGCCGCAAAAGGAGAAGATCATCTCCGACGCGGCTGCCAAGGTGAAGGAATACGACAAGCAGTACATGTCGGGTCTGGTGACGGACCAGGAGCGTTACAACAACGTCGTGGACATCTGGGGCGCCGCTGGTGACCAGGTGGGCAAGGCGATGATGGAGCAGCTCCAGCACGAAGATACCGTTGACCGTAACGGCAACACCGTCAAGCAGGAATCGTTCAACTCGATCTACATGATGGCGGACTCGGGTGCTCGCGGTAGCGCGGCCCAGATTCGTCAGCTGGCGGGTATGCGCGGCCTGATGGCCAAGCCGGATGGCTCGATCATTGAAACGCCGATTACGGCGAACTTCCGTGAAGGCCTGAACGTTCTGCAGTACTTCATCTCGACCCACGGCGCACGTAAGGGCCTGGCAGATACGGCACTGAAGACCGCGAACTCGGGTTACCTGACCCGTCGTCTGGTCGACGTGACGCAGGATCTGGTCGTGGTGGAAGACGATTGCGGCACCACCAACGGCGTGGCCATGAAGGCCCTGGTCGAAGGCGGTGAAGTGATCGAAGCCCTGCGCGACCGTATTCTCGGCCGTGTGACGGTTGGCGACGTGGTGAATCCTGAAACCCAGGAAACCGCGATCGAGAACGGTACGCTGCTGGACGAAGACCTGGTCGAGCTGATCGACAACATCGGCGTGGACGAAGTCAAGGTCCGCACGCCGCTGTCGTGCGACACGCGCTACGGCCTGTGCGCCATGTGCTACGGCCGTGACCTGGGCCGCGGCGTGCTTGTGAATTCGGGCGAAGCGGTGGGTGTGATCGCTGCACAGTCGATCGGTGAGCCGGGTACCCAGCTGACCATGCGTACGTTCCACATCGGTGGTGCGGCATCGCGTGCGGCAGTGGCATCGAGCGTGGAAGCCAAGGCCACCGGTACGGTGCGCTTCACGGTGACCATGCGTTACGTGACGAACGCCAAGGGCGAACTGATCGTGATCTCGCGTTCGGGCGAGGCACTGATCACGGACGACCACGGCCGCGAGCGCGAGCGCCACAAGATCCCGTACGGTGCCACGCTGCTGGTGCAGGACGGCCAGGCCATCAAGGCTGGTACGCAGCTGGCCACGTGGGACGCACTGACTCGTCCGATCGTTTCCGAGTACTCGGGCACGATCAAGTTCGAGAACGTGGAAGAAGGCGTGACCGTCGCCAAGCAGATGGACGAAGTGACGGGCCTGTCGACCCTCGTGGTGATCGACGCCAAGCGCCGTACGGCTGCCACCAAGGGCCTGCGCCCGCAGGTGAAGCTGCTCGACGCGAACAACCAGGAAGTCAAGATTCCGGGCACGGACCACTCCGTGACCATCGGCTTCCAGGTGGGCGCGCTGATTACCGTGAAGGACGGTCAGCAGGTGCACGTGGGTGAAGTGCTGGCACGTATCCCGACCGAATCGCAGAAGACCCGCGACATTACCGGTGGTCTGCCGCGAGTGGCCGAGCTGTTCGAAGCCCGTTCGCCGAAGGACGCCGCCGTGCTGGCGGAAGTCACCGGTACGGTGTCGTTCGGCAAGGACACGAAGGGCAAGCAGCGCCTGGTGATCACGGACCTGGACGGCAACGCCCACGAGTTCCTGATCGCGAAGGAAAAGCAGGTGCTGGTGCACGACGGCCAGGTGGTGAACAAGGGCGAAATGATCGTGGAAGGTCCGGCGGACCCGCACGACATCCTGCGCCTGAAGGGCATCGAGGAGCTGGCGCACTACATCGTGGACGAAGTGCAGGACGTGTACCGTCTGCAGGGCGTGAAGATCAACGACAAGCACATTGAAGTGATTGTTCGTCAGATGCTGCGCCGCGTGCAGATCCAGGACGTGGGCGACACCAAGTTCATCCCGGGTGAACAGGTGGAGCGTTCGGAACTGCTCGACGAGAACGATCGCGTGATCGCCGACGGCAAGCGTCCGGCCATCCACGAGAACCTGCTGCTGGGTATTACCAAGGCGTCGCTGTCGACCGACAGCTTCATCTCGGCGGCATCGTTCCAGGAAACCACGCGCGTGCTGACCGAAGCCGCGATCATGGGCAAGACCGACGACCTGCGTGGTCTGAAGGAAAACGTGATCGTGGGTCGTCTGATCCCGGCCGGTACCGGCCTGGCCTATCACCGTGCCCGCAAGGCACGCGAGGCAGCCGAGCGCGAACGCGCCCAGGCGATCAGCGACGAAGAGCAATCGCTCTTCATCGAGCCGCCGGTGGTGCAAGCCACCGAGGGCGACGGCGACGCGGTCTGA